From the genome of Pirellulaceae bacterium, one region includes:
- a CDS encoding NAD(P)H-hydrate dehydratase yields the protein MSSVERIEQLPPAPARPVDGHKGTFGRVMIVAGSAGMSGAACLAGYGALCGGAGLVTLAIPQSLVNIVASVEPSWLTLPLADTDGHLSKRSIGLLEQSLRNQSVVAIGPGLGDSDGVRSTVQHLYATSSLPMVVDADGLNAFASQSDELTRPAETAPRVLTPHPGEFARLLSRGNTDTRQVQEELAIAFAAKHQVILLLKGAQTITTDGHRLAINRTGNSGMATGGSGDVLTGLISALLAQGMSPFEATQLGAHLHGLAGDIAAELHSPQAMIASNIHQCLGLAWQQFLQAS from the coding sequence ATGTCATCGGTCGAACGCATCGAACAACTGCCGCCCGCTCCCGCTCGGCCCGTGGACGGACACAAAGGCACGTTTGGACGAGTGATGATCGTGGCCGGCAGCGCGGGCATGAGTGGCGCAGCCTGCTTAGCTGGTTATGGTGCACTTTGTGGCGGCGCCGGTCTTGTCACGCTGGCCATCCCACAATCTCTCGTCAACATAGTCGCCTCAGTGGAACCGTCTTGGCTCACCTTACCGCTTGCCGACACTGATGGGCATCTGTCCAAACGATCGATCGGCTTGCTTGAACAGTCTCTTCGAAACCAATCGGTCGTGGCAATCGGACCAGGACTAGGCGATTCCGATGGCGTTCGGTCGACCGTTCAGCACCTGTACGCAACGAGTTCTTTGCCGATGGTGGTTGACGCGGATGGACTGAATGCGTTTGCGAGTCAGTCAGATGAATTAACACGGCCAGCAGAAACAGCCCCCCGGGTCCTTACGCCTCATCCGGGTGAATTTGCTCGATTACTTTCGAGAGGAAACACGGACACCCGCCAAGTTCAAGAAGAATTAGCGATCGCTTTTGCGGCAAAGCATCAGGTCATCCTGCTGCTCAAAGGGGCTCAAACCATTACCACCGATGGGCATCGCCTGGCCATCAACCGCACTGGTAATTCGGGCATGGCAACGGGCGGTTCCGGGGATGTGCTGACCGGATTGATTTCGGCCTTGCTCGCCCAAGGGATGAGTCCCTTTGAAGCAACCCAACTCGGCGCTCACCTACACGGTTTAGCGGGCGACATCGCTGCCGAACTCCACAGTCCGCAGGCAATGATTGCATCCAATATCCATCAATGCCTGGGTTTGGCTTGGCAACAATTCCTGCAGGCCTCTTAA
- a CDS encoding PLP-dependent cysteine synthase family protein — translation MDKPWIHEAISRLDSDFNRSADTHLIRIPHGVSPDIDLYLKDESIHPSGSLKHRLARSLFLYAICNGWIKQGTPIIEASSGSTAISEAYFAKILDLPFHTVIPSSTSKEKVHKIEFLQGQCHLTDQHDIHLAAITLAQELGGHFMDQFTYAERATDWRGNNNIAESLFRQMGNERYPEPTWVVMSAGTGGTSATIGRYIRYQKLSSRLCVADPEHSVYYDYYHSRDRCLTCDRQSRIEGIGRPRVEPSFIAEVIDRMMKVPDAASIGTMRAFHIASDRKCGGSTGTNLWATLQLMLEMKSQQQAGSIVTMICDGGERYLGTYYNDDWLQSQGLETARYTDEVTRLLIDSCD, via the coding sequence ATGGATAAACCTTGGATCCACGAAGCAATATCACGTCTCGATTCGGACTTCAATCGATCGGCGGACACCCACTTGATCCGCATCCCCCATGGTGTCAGTCCCGACATCGACCTGTACCTCAAAGATGAATCGATTCACCCTTCGGGCAGCCTTAAACACCGCTTGGCCCGCTCTCTATTTCTTTATGCGATCTGCAATGGTTGGATTAAACAGGGAACACCGATCATCGAAGCATCCTCCGGCAGCACGGCGATCAGCGAGGCCTATTTCGCCAAAATCCTTGATCTACCGTTCCACACGGTAATCCCATCAAGTACTTCGAAAGAAAAGGTCCATAAAATAGAATTCCTTCAGGGCCAATGTCATCTCACCGATCAGCATGACATCCATCTTGCTGCGATAACGCTCGCGCAGGAGCTTGGCGGACACTTCATGGATCAATTCACCTACGCTGAGCGAGCGACAGATTGGCGAGGCAATAACAACATCGCCGAATCACTCTTCCGGCAGATGGGCAACGAACGCTATCCGGAACCAACATGGGTGGTAATGAGTGCTGGGACCGGCGGCACCTCGGCCACAATCGGCAGGTACATCCGCTATCAGAAATTGAGTTCACGCCTGTGCGTTGCCGACCCGGAGCACTCCGTCTACTACGATTATTATCACTCGCGAGATCGATGCCTCACGTGCGACCGTCAATCCCGGATTGAGGGAATTGGGCGTCCGCGTGTTGAGCCTTCCTTTATCGCGGAGGTGATCGATCGCATGATGAAGGTACCCGACGCGGCATCCATCGGCACCATGCGTGCTTTTCACATTGCCTCCGATCGCAAATGCGGAGGCTCAACGGGCACCAATCTTTGGGCAACCCTGCAGCTGATGTTGGAGATGAAGTCCCAACAGCAAGCGGGCAGCATCGTCACAATGATCTGTGACGGCGGCGAACGTTATCTGGGCACCTATTACAACGACGATTGGCTGCAGTCCCAGGGTCTTGAAACCGCCCGATACACCGATGAAGTCACACGGTTGTTGATCGATAGTTGCGACTGA
- the hisA gene encoding phosphoribosylformimino-5-aminoimidazole carboxamide ribotide isomerase, whose product MTKFRPCIDLHQGRVKQIVGGTLAADHGELKTNFVSEQGADHFAAMYRNDGLTGGHVIQLGPGNCEAALLALRTYPDGLQLGGGVGLGNARGFLEAGASHVIVTSMLFDSRGCFEVEALESLVRLVGRQRIVLDLSCRKVSGGWQVAMNRWQTLTELSVSEATLARLATYCDEFLIHAADVEGKCEGIDEQLVCELAAWSSIPVTYAGGARSREDLELVDRLSQGKVDLTIGSALDIFGGVGVTYADCVQWNRRVE is encoded by the coding sequence ATGACTAAATTTCGGCCCTGTATCGATTTGCATCAAGGCAGAGTAAAACAAATCGTCGGTGGAACATTGGCTGCCGATCATGGTGAATTGAAAACGAATTTTGTGAGTGAACAAGGCGCCGATCATTTTGCGGCCATGTATCGGAATGATGGTCTGACGGGTGGGCACGTGATTCAACTTGGGCCCGGAAATTGCGAAGCGGCTCTGTTGGCGCTCCGAACCTATCCCGATGGATTGCAACTGGGTGGTGGAGTTGGGCTTGGAAACGCTCGAGGGTTCTTGGAGGCGGGCGCGAGCCATGTAATCGTGACCTCGATGTTGTTCGATTCGCGCGGTTGTTTCGAGGTCGAGGCGCTGGAGTCCCTTGTGCGATTGGTTGGGCGCCAACGGATTGTGTTGGATTTGAGTTGTCGGAAAGTGTCCGGGGGTTGGCAGGTGGCGATGAATCGTTGGCAAACACTGACCGAACTGTCCGTGTCAGAGGCGACGTTAGCCCGTTTAGCGACCTATTGTGATGAATTCCTGATTCATGCGGCTGATGTTGAGGGGAAATGCGAGGGGATTGACGAGCAGTTAGTCTGCGAGTTGGCTGCTTGGTCCTCGATTCCTGTTACTTACGCCGGCGGCGCGCGTAGTCGCGAAGATCTTGAGCTGGTCGATCGATTGAGTCAGGGAAAAGTGGATCTGACGATCGGTAGCGCATTGGATATCTTTGGTGGAGTCGGAGTCACCTACGCAGATTGCGTGCAATGGAATCGACGTGTCGAATGA
- a CDS encoding protein kinase — protein MKSWSFTFMAHPNKAPASLSNLSVFPPRNAAQSSRMHVAWKLAALVLATGMLATSVVSWLAYRVEDRQKTAEFDRLADHLTQVAETKFEATLEVFRSLPALFEASEEVTRKEFSTFVVGALERHSGIYAFQWIPLVDAEQLSDVAPSAREDGQVDFEIRADVDQGGDAAGLNRTQFMPVLYEQPLRFNVGRDLLTDGSRSTAIRKALNTGAMAVSGRLLISGDGGDMTGVALYIPVGNAGVREASRGYQGVVAVTLLIGPIMGEVLDGNYMQGTRVILSDDLPDAEQSVLFENAHPTKASPPLDNLTWSDRISVGNRPWTLRVIAETGSDWNAHTTAWFVFAAGTISSLVATLGAVGLGTIVGLRQRVEAAVQLGQYKLEEKIGEGGMGQVYRASHTMLRRPTAVKLLRAENNTAAAISRFEREVQSTSQLVHPNTIVIFDYGRTPDGTFYYAMEYLDGVDLGHAVEFSGPMPAARVIHLLLQVCGSLHEAHEAGLVHRDIKPPNIMLCQRGGQTDIVKVLDFGLVKDVADQDAWVTQAESITGTPLYMSPEAISNSQEVDARSDLYSLGAVGYLLLCGQPLFGAKNAIQVLHDHLHTNPTMLAERLGRPIAADLEAVVMACLEKNPARRPQSAAELATALRGCKAFGQWSTEQSLDWWQRYEVCESDSQKIAATATEDKLELTVEIDLTERA, from the coding sequence ATGAAATCCTGGTCGTTTACATTTATGGCTCACCCGAACAAAGCGCCTGCGTCGCTATCGAATCTGTCGGTGTTCCCGCCAAGGAACGCCGCACAAAGCAGCCGAATGCACGTTGCTTGGAAGTTGGCCGCTTTGGTCCTCGCGACGGGTATGTTGGCCACGTCGGTCGTCTCCTGGCTCGCGTATCGCGTGGAGGATCGGCAGAAAACGGCTGAATTTGATCGGCTTGCCGATCATCTTACTCAGGTTGCCGAAACTAAATTCGAGGCCACGCTGGAAGTGTTTCGATCTCTGCCTGCGCTTTTTGAGGCGTCGGAAGAAGTCACTCGAAAAGAATTCAGTACCTTTGTCGTAGGTGCCTTAGAACGGCACAGCGGTATTTATGCATTTCAGTGGATCCCTCTTGTTGACGCTGAGCAGCTGTCCGATGTCGCGCCTTCAGCGCGTGAGGATGGCCAAGTCGATTTCGAGATTCGAGCTGATGTGGATCAAGGGGGAGACGCGGCCGGTTTGAACCGTACTCAGTTTATGCCGGTCCTCTATGAGCAACCATTACGATTCAATGTGGGGCGTGATTTGTTGACAGATGGTTCTCGTTCAACGGCGATTAGAAAAGCTTTGAACACGGGAGCAATGGCTGTTTCCGGTCGACTGCTGATTTCCGGTGATGGAGGCGATATGACCGGCGTCGCTCTCTACATTCCGGTGGGAAACGCGGGGGTGAGGGAAGCGTCTCGTGGTTATCAGGGGGTGGTTGCGGTGACCCTGTTGATTGGGCCGATCATGGGCGAAGTACTGGACGGCAATTACATGCAGGGCACGCGCGTGATCCTGTCAGACGACTTGCCCGATGCCGAGCAAAGTGTGTTGTTCGAAAATGCACATCCGACGAAAGCATCGCCGCCTCTCGACAACCTGACTTGGTCGGATCGAATTTCGGTGGGGAATCGACCATGGACGTTACGTGTGATCGCGGAGACGGGCTCCGACTGGAATGCGCACACGACTGCTTGGTTCGTTTTTGCAGCGGGGACGATCTCGAGCTTGGTGGCAACGCTGGGAGCGGTCGGATTAGGAACGATTGTCGGTCTCAGGCAACGGGTGGAAGCGGCTGTCCAACTCGGGCAATACAAACTCGAGGAGAAAATTGGGGAGGGCGGCATGGGGCAAGTTTATCGAGCCAGTCATACGATGCTGCGCCGTCCAACGGCCGTCAAATTGCTTCGAGCGGAAAACAATACAGCGGCTGCAATTAGTCGATTCGAACGGGAAGTGCAGTCGACCAGCCAACTTGTTCATCCGAATACGATCGTCATCTTTGACTACGGAAGAACACCGGACGGTACTTTTTATTATGCCATGGAGTACCTGGATGGGGTCGACTTGGGCCATGCGGTCGAGTTTTCCGGTCCGATGCCTGCTGCCCGTGTGATTCATCTTCTGTTGCAAGTCTGTGGCAGTTTACACGAAGCTCATGAAGCTGGTTTAGTGCATCGGGATATCAAGCCGCCCAATATTATGTTGTGCCAACGTGGCGGACAAACGGATATCGTCAAAGTGCTGGATTTCGGTTTGGTAAAAGACGTTGCTGACCAGGACGCATGGGTGACTCAGGCGGAGTCCATTACGGGAACGCCGCTCTACATGTCGCCGGAGGCAATTTCGAATTCGCAAGAAGTCGACGCCCGCAGCGATTTGTATTCGCTCGGGGCGGTCGGATACCTCCTGTTGTGCGGGCAGCCTTTGTTTGGAGCAAAAAACGCGATTCAAGTCTTGCATGATCATCTTCATACCAATCCCACGATGCTTGCCGAGCGATTGGGACGGCCGATCGCCGCGGATCTGGAGGCGGTGGTCATGGCTTGCCTCGAAAAAAATCCTGCCCGACGCCCGCAGTCGGCGGCGGAACTCGCCACGGCATTACGCGGTTGTAAAGCCTTTGGGCAGTGGTCGACGGAGCAATCACTTGATTGGTGGCAGCGATATGAGGTTTGTGAAAGTGATTCCCAGAAAATCGCTGCCACCGCGACAGAAGACAAGCTAGAGCTGACCGTTGAGATTGACTTAACCGAGCGTGCCTGA
- a CDS encoding sulfite exporter TauE/SafE family protein produces MSDWVWYLLLIPAGFLAGVVNTIAGGGSFLTLPALMFVCGLDPKIANGTNRVAILLSSGSASATFYRNGSIDLKLVMRLCVPLLLGAPVGVLSAIYLPVEAFKPVFGALFLAMAGLLAFKPKLLTGAEREPISSPIAEFILFLGIGIYIGFIQAGMGILLLLAMGIFHARDLVNANAAKNVIGFIVTIFALSVFVLFGQVDWIPGLILAVGNLMGGYVGARIAISKGQKLVFTFLMVVMVATGLKLLWPTSQSDSQEVERHSTQVTELLR; encoded by the coding sequence ATGTCCGATTGGGTTTGGTACCTACTGCTGATTCCGGCTGGGTTTCTCGCGGGTGTGGTGAATACGATTGCCGGGGGCGGTTCGTTCTTGACCTTGCCCGCCTTGATGTTCGTCTGCGGGCTTGATCCGAAAATCGCGAATGGAACGAATCGCGTTGCAATCTTGCTTTCGTCTGGATCGGCTTCCGCGACCTTTTATCGAAATGGTAGCATCGACCTCAAGCTCGTCATGCGACTTTGTGTGCCTCTGTTATTGGGTGCGCCGGTCGGTGTGTTGTCTGCGATTTATTTGCCCGTCGAGGCGTTCAAGCCCGTGTTCGGTGCCTTGTTTTTGGCGATGGCGGGACTGCTGGCCTTCAAGCCAAAACTGTTGACCGGGGCAGAACGTGAGCCAATCTCTTCGCCCATTGCCGAATTTATCCTGTTCCTCGGCATCGGGATCTACATTGGCTTCATTCAGGCGGGAATGGGGATTTTGTTGCTGCTTGCGATGGGCATATTTCACGCGCGGGATCTTGTCAATGCGAATGCTGCGAAAAATGTGATCGGCTTCATCGTCACGATCTTTGCACTCTCCGTCTTTGTGCTCTTCGGCCAGGTTGACTGGATTCCCGGACTAATTCTGGCTGTTGGCAATTTGATGGGTGGCTACGTGGGTGCGAGAATTGCGATCTCAAAGGGTCAGAAGCTGGTATTCACATTTCTGATGGTCGTGATGGTGGCCACCGGACTGAAGCTTTTGTGGCCGACCTCCCAGTCTGACAGTCAAGAGGTTGAGCGGCATTCGACTCAAGTCACCGAGTTGTTGCGGTAG
- a CDS encoding sulfatase, with protein MKLSIKQRLGWMSLFAVSLLCISDLQAEPPGKTARQPNILFVFLDDFGWRDVSYMGSDFYETPNLDRLASEGMIFSDAYSCAANCAPARASLLSGQYTPRHRIFNVGTRARGDSRYRKLKHVPGTDTLDPKIKTWAHQLQAVGYRTATMGKWHLSKDPKPYGFDVNIGGTKSGGPPRGYYPPHGKRTPGLTDAPQGEYLTDRLTDEAIGFIKENREHPWALYLTHFAVHTPLDPKKELIAKYESKPQGKLHQHVEMATMIQAVDDGVGRIQATLEKLGIVERTVVIFFSDNGGYGPATDMHPLKGYKGTYYEGGIRVPFFVKWPGVVSAGSRSQEPIIGVDLYPTICEVAGAKLPAEQAGDGESLLPILRGETLTFGQRPLFWHFPAYLQAYRVWNEQRDPLFRSRPCSVIRLGDWKLHQFFEDGGLELYNLRSDIGEANDLSAKHPAKLHELLRQLEDWREQIGAPVPTERNPMYDMRAERRAMTAKR; from the coding sequence ATGAAGCTATCAATCAAACAGCGACTTGGCTGGATGAGTCTGTTTGCGGTGAGTCTGCTGTGCATCTCGGATTTACAAGCCGAGCCGCCTGGGAAAACGGCGAGGCAGCCTAACATTCTTTTTGTGTTCCTGGATGATTTTGGCTGGCGCGACGTGAGCTACATGGGTTCTGATTTTTATGAGACGCCGAACCTCGACCGGTTGGCTTCGGAGGGCATGATCTTTTCTGATGCCTACTCTTGTGCGGCGAATTGCGCTCCGGCTCGAGCCTCGCTGTTGTCGGGACAATACACGCCTCGGCACCGCATCTTTAATGTTGGCACCAGGGCTCGTGGTGACAGCCGTTATCGGAAGCTCAAGCATGTTCCCGGTACCGACACGCTTGATCCGAAGATTAAAACCTGGGCCCATCAGTTGCAGGCCGTTGGTTATCGAACGGCAACCATGGGCAAATGGCATTTAAGTAAGGACCCAAAGCCCTACGGGTTTGATGTCAATATTGGTGGTACCAAGTCGGGCGGACCTCCTCGCGGCTATTATCCGCCGCATGGTAAGCGAACCCCGGGGCTGACTGATGCGCCGCAAGGGGAGTATCTAACCGACCGATTGACCGATGAAGCGATTGGATTCATCAAGGAAAACCGAGAACATCCTTGGGCGCTCTATCTGACCCATTTTGCAGTACACACTCCGCTGGATCCCAAGAAAGAACTGATTGCCAAGTATGAATCCAAGCCACAAGGCAAGTTGCATCAGCATGTCGAGATGGCAACCATGATTCAGGCCGTCGATGACGGCGTGGGGCGGATACAAGCTACGCTGGAAAAACTCGGTATCGTGGAACGCACCGTCGTTATTTTCTTTTCTGATAATGGAGGCTATGGTCCCGCCACCGACATGCATCCCTTGAAAGGGTATAAGGGAACCTATTACGAAGGAGGAATTCGTGTTCCGTTCTTTGTCAAATGGCCGGGTGTCGTTTCTGCTGGCAGTAGGAGCCAGGAACCGATTATTGGCGTCGACCTATACCCAACCATTTGTGAAGTTGCTGGAGCGAAACTGCCGGCCGAACAGGCCGGCGATGGAGAGAGTCTGCTGCCAATTCTCCGGGGGGAAACGTTGACTTTCGGCCAACGGCCTCTGTTTTGGCATTTCCCCGCTTATCTGCAGGCCTATCGTGTCTGGAATGAGCAACGTGATCCTTTGTTTCGATCACGTCCTTGCAGCGTAATTCGCCTCGGTGACTGGAAGCTCCATCAATTTTTTGAGGATGGAGGGCTGGAGTTGTATAACTTGCGAAGCGATATTGGCGAGGCTAACGATTTGTCGGCCAAGCATCCAGCGAAGTTGCATGAGTTATTGCGTCAGCTAGAAGACTGGCGTGAACAAATCGGGGCTCCGGTGCCGACTGAAAGAAATCCGATGTACGATATGCGAGCCGAGCGTCGTGCGATGACAGCCAAGCGGTAA
- a CDS encoding EthD family reductase, whose translation MIRLTVLYGQPNDPAEFDRYYHDVHIPLAKKVKGFKGWTIGKCRSANHGEAAEFYMVVGLYADSREQMEQILASPEGQELVADVPKFASGGVTFLYSDEQVLIPYSLKG comes from the coding sequence ATGATTCGCTTGACAGTTCTCTATGGCCAACCCAACGACCCAGCAGAGTTCGATCGCTATTACCACGACGTCCACATACCGCTGGCAAAAAAGGTCAAAGGATTCAAAGGTTGGACCATCGGAAAATGCCGATCCGCCAATCACGGTGAAGCAGCTGAGTTCTACATGGTTGTCGGACTCTATGCCGATAGTCGCGAGCAAATGGAGCAGATTCTTGCTAGTCCGGAGGGCCAAGAATTAGTCGCCGACGTGCCCAAATTCGCCAGCGGTGGCGTCACCTTCCTCTACAGCGACGAACAGGTGTTGATTCCCTATTCCCTCAAGGGCTGA
- a CDS encoding cupin domain-containing protein, whose product MKNLFSEIPEQLPAELSQVLVNEGALRIERIVSLQHSTPEGHWYDQTEHEWVALLQGYAHLLFEGDAKPIAMKPGDWVSIPPHRRHRVESTAAEEATVWLAVFWEPIESQPLRE is encoded by the coding sequence ATGAAAAATCTGTTTTCAGAGATACCTGAGCAGTTACCCGCCGAATTGAGTCAGGTGTTAGTGAATGAGGGGGCGTTGCGAATTGAGCGGATTGTATCTTTGCAGCACTCGACTCCAGAGGGCCACTGGTATGATCAAACCGAGCACGAATGGGTGGCCCTGTTGCAGGGGTACGCGCATTTGTTGTTCGAAGGCGATGCGAAACCGATCGCAATGAAACCCGGTGATTGGGTGAGTATTCCTCCGCACCGACGACATCGTGTCGAGTCAACCGCCGCGGAGGAAGCGACTGTTTGGTTGGCCGTTTTTTGGGAACCGATCGAAAGTCAGCCCTTGAGGGAATAG
- a CDS encoding DUF1501 domain-containing protein gives MFRIDAGGAGRYCDGLNRRSFVQLGIAGMASIGLPRWLQAREQLTSAKSNQRSAILIWLDGGPGHLDTYDMKPTAPAEYRGIWRPIRTNVTGIELTELFPRQAKIADKFSIVRSLHHDTGDHFAGGHRMLTSKDMGVSGGNTAGRFPSIGSIVSHQREHQTSELPHYMSVPVASSIGLRPGYFGGNWLGPQYDPFQTNGDPNSKTFRVDNLQLAPGMTVKTLDDRKRLALALDRIPRGVDNSGTFDAMNRFEKQAFSFVTAPRARAAFDLSREKDKLRDLYGRHTWGQSTLLARRLVEAGASFVTVHLGGWDHHWNLESGMESYLPRVDELVAALFTDLDQRGILDSTLVILCGEFSRTPRMNDGGNGGPPLSKGTPGRDHWGNAMFCLLGGGGIRGGQIIGSTNNRGEEPQTRPVQPSHVHATIYRCLGIDPTLHLLDHSGRPTSVLEDPTAIEELL, from the coding sequence ATGTTTCGAATTGATGCCGGCGGTGCCGGCCGCTACTGCGACGGATTAAATCGCCGAAGTTTCGTCCAGCTCGGTATTGCCGGGATGGCGTCTATCGGTTTACCGCGTTGGCTGCAGGCTCGTGAGCAACTAACTTCGGCCAAATCGAATCAGAGATCGGCCATTCTCATCTGGCTTGATGGCGGACCGGGCCATCTCGACACCTACGATATGAAGCCGACGGCTCCTGCTGAGTATCGGGGGATCTGGCGTCCGATTCGAACCAATGTAACGGGTATTGAGCTCACAGAACTCTTCCCCCGACAGGCCAAAATCGCAGACAAGTTTTCGATCGTCCGATCCCTGCATCATGACACAGGGGATCACTTTGCGGGCGGCCACCGCATGCTAACATCGAAAGACATGGGAGTCAGCGGTGGCAATACGGCAGGCCGTTTCCCATCGATTGGGTCGATCGTTTCCCACCAGCGCGAGCATCAAACCTCAGAGCTTCCTCACTACATGAGCGTACCGGTCGCGAGCAGTATCGGCCTACGGCCTGGATACTTTGGTGGCAACTGGCTTGGCCCCCAATATGATCCGTTTCAGACCAATGGCGATCCCAACAGTAAGACATTTCGAGTCGACAATCTGCAACTTGCTCCAGGAATGACCGTGAAGACGCTTGACGATCGCAAGCGTCTTGCGTTGGCCTTGGATCGCATCCCCCGCGGCGTCGACAACAGCGGCACCTTCGATGCGATGAATCGATTTGAAAAACAGGCTTTTAGTTTTGTCACGGCTCCTCGAGCGCGTGCCGCATTCGATCTTTCGCGTGAGAAGGACAAGCTGCGAGACCTCTACGGCCGGCACACTTGGGGACAAAGTACATTGCTCGCTCGACGTTTGGTGGAAGCCGGCGCGTCATTTGTTACGGTCCATCTTGGTGGCTGGGACCACCATTGGAACTTAGAGTCCGGCATGGAGAGCTACCTTCCTCGCGTCGATGAACTCGTCGCAGCGCTGTTCACCGACTTGGATCAACGAGGAATCCTCGATTCGACATTGGTCATACTCTGCGGTGAATTTAGCCGTACACCGCGCATGAATGACGGCGGTAACGGCGGACCTCCCCTTAGCAAGGGAACCCCGGGACGAGACCATTGGGGCAACGCCATGTTTTGCCTGCTGGGCGGTGGCGGAATCCGAGGCGGTCAAATCATCGGCTCAACTAACAATCGTGGAGAAGAACCGCAAACGAGACCCGTTCAACCGTCCCATGTACACGCAACGATCTACCGTTGCCTAGGCATTGATCCTACGCTACATCT